In the Kribbella sp. NBC_00482 genome, one interval contains:
- a CDS encoding carboxyl transferase domain-containing protein: MSARGLIDAVLDAGSFQSWDRPGTQSADDAYQEQLRRATERAGTDESVITGRGSVRGRQVAVLVSEFAFLAGSIGRVAAERITAAVRRATAERLPIVASTASGGTRMQEGAAAFVEMITISKALMDHRAAGLPYLVHLRHPTTGGVFASWGSLGHVTVAEPGALIGFLGPKVYEALHHEPFPSDVQTAENLAAHGVIDGVVETSDLPFLLDRALGVLVDPPVAPTLPRRTGAAGPVDAWTSVLRTRQPDRAGVRELLRYGATGTLRLTEPDAAVLVALTRLDGRPCVLVGQDRTQTKPMGPAALRQARRGMNLAQTVGLPLVTVIDTAGAELSRAAEEGGLAGEIALCISTMTTLTVPTLSILLGQGTGGGALALLPATTVVAAEHAWLAPLPPEGASAIVYGDTGHASELAAAQHITAPDLHASGTIHHLVPEHDTDTAETLAVALAAECAAQLTANHSTPPRMTSTQK, encoded by the coding sequence ATGAGCGCCCGCGGCCTGATCGACGCCGTGCTCGACGCAGGATCCTTCCAGTCGTGGGATCGGCCGGGTACTCAGTCGGCCGACGACGCCTATCAGGAGCAGTTGCGGCGGGCTACCGAGCGGGCGGGGACGGACGAGTCGGTCATCACCGGCCGCGGCTCGGTGCGTGGTCGACAGGTCGCCGTCCTGGTCAGCGAGTTCGCGTTCCTGGCCGGGTCGATCGGCCGGGTGGCCGCGGAGCGGATTACCGCCGCAGTACGGCGCGCGACCGCCGAACGGCTGCCGATCGTCGCGTCGACCGCGTCCGGTGGGACCCGCATGCAGGAAGGAGCCGCCGCCTTCGTCGAGATGATCACCATCTCGAAGGCCCTGATGGACCACCGCGCGGCGGGCCTCCCGTATCTCGTCCATCTCCGGCATCCGACGACCGGCGGCGTCTTTGCTTCGTGGGGCTCGCTCGGCCACGTCACGGTCGCCGAGCCCGGTGCGTTGATCGGTTTCCTCGGACCCAAGGTGTACGAAGCCCTCCACCACGAACCGTTCCCGTCCGACGTTCAAACGGCCGAGAACCTCGCCGCGCACGGCGTGATCGACGGCGTTGTCGAGACGAGCGATCTCCCGTTCCTGCTCGACCGGGCGCTCGGAGTCCTCGTCGATCCCCCGGTCGCTCCGACGCTCCCCCGCCGTACCGGAGCCGCTGGCCCTGTCGACGCCTGGACCTCTGTACTGCGTACTCGTCAGCCGGACCGCGCCGGAGTCCGCGAGCTCCTCCGCTACGGGGCCACCGGCACGCTCCGACTTACCGAACCCGATGCGGCCGTCCTCGTCGCACTGACTCGACTCGACGGCCGACCGTGCGTGCTGGTCGGCCAGGACCGCACCCAGACCAAGCCGATGGGTCCGGCCGCCTTACGCCAGGCGCGCCGCGGCATGAACCTCGCGCAGACCGTCGGCCTCCCACTCGTCACGGTCATCGACACCGCCGGCGCCGAACTCTCCCGCGCCGCGGAGGAAGGCGGCCTGGCCGGCGAGATCGCGCTGTGCATCTCGACGATGACGACCCTGACCGTGCCGACCCTGTCGATTCTCCTGGGCCAAGGCACCGGCGGCGGCGCACTGGCGTTGCTCCCGGCAACCACCGTCGTCGCGGCGGAGCACGCCTGGCTCGCGCCACTGCCGCCAGAGGGAGCCAGCGCGATCGTGTACGGCGACACTGGCCACGCCTCGGAGCTCGCCGCCGCCCAGCACATCACCGCCCCCGACCTGCACGCCTCCGGCACGATCCATCACCTGGTCCCTGAACACGACACAGACACCGCGGAGACCCTCGCAGTCGCACTAGCCGCCGAATGCGCGGCTCAACTGACTGCGAACCACAGCACTCCGCCGAGGATGACCTCGACACAGAAGTAG
- a CDS encoding DUF4345 domain-containing protein → MIAIVVAAVFFAGMGIYGLVMPAALVRPFGIVAAGPDARNEVRAVYGGFGLAIGGLLIAAALDEEIRRGAVIAVAVALGGMAAGRLIGALRDRPRAFYPSWFYFCVEVILGGVLWFAVS, encoded by the coding sequence ATGATTGCAATAGTTGTCGCGGCGGTGTTCTTCGCCGGCATGGGGATCTACGGGCTCGTCATGCCCGCGGCGCTGGTGCGGCCCTTCGGGATCGTGGCGGCGGGCCCGGACGCGCGCAACGAAGTACGTGCCGTGTACGGCGGGTTCGGGCTCGCGATTGGCGGCCTGCTCATCGCAGCGGCGCTCGACGAGGAGATCCGGCGCGGCGCGGTGATCGCGGTTGCGGTCGCGCTGGGCGGTATGGCCGCGGGGCGGCTGATCGGCGCGTTGCGGGACCGCCCGCGGGCGTTCTACCCGTCCTGGTTCTACTTCTGTGTCGAGGTCATCCTCGGCGGAGTGCTGTGGTTCGCAGTCAGTTGA
- a CDS encoding CaiB/BaiF CoA transferase family protein: MGQLDGVLVVDLSRALAGPHATMMLGDLGARVIKVEAPGRGDDTRGWGPPFAGDESTYFLSANRNKESITLDLKDDADRDVVLRLIDRADVLVENFRTGVLDRLGLGLDLLRERNPRLIVLSITGFGHDGPEGGRAGYDQIAQGEAGLMSLTGSGPDDPQRVGVPIGDLLAGMYGAYGVVAALHERSATGTGCIVRTSLLAAIVGVHAFQGTRYTVAEEVGAAQGNHHPSIAPYGLFHCADGAVQIAVGSEGLWERFSAAFELDTDGLATNADRVAHRDRLIVVIEAAFAGLTSAELLAKLAGAGIPAGRVRSLDEVYTWDQTASQGLLIDVEHATLGPLRLPGPPLRFFDGSQETTRGDHRPPPTLDEHGASIRAWLNE; encoded by the coding sequence ATGGGTCAGCTGGACGGCGTACTCGTCGTGGATCTGTCCCGGGCGCTGGCCGGGCCGCATGCCACGATGATGCTCGGCGACCTCGGCGCGCGCGTGATCAAGGTGGAGGCCCCCGGTCGCGGTGACGACACCCGCGGCTGGGGGCCGCCGTTCGCCGGCGACGAGTCGACGTACTTCCTGTCCGCCAACCGCAACAAGGAATCCATCACGCTGGATCTGAAGGACGACGCCGATCGCGACGTCGTACTCCGGTTGATCGATCGGGCCGACGTACTGGTGGAGAACTTCCGGACCGGCGTACTCGATCGGCTCGGCCTCGGCCTCGACCTGTTGCGCGAACGCAATCCACGTCTGATCGTGCTGTCGATCACTGGCTTCGGCCATGACGGACCGGAAGGCGGACGGGCCGGGTACGACCAGATCGCCCAGGGTGAGGCGGGGCTGATGTCGTTGACCGGGTCGGGGCCGGATGACCCGCAGCGAGTCGGCGTACCGATCGGGGATCTGCTGGCCGGGATGTACGGCGCGTACGGCGTCGTCGCGGCGCTCCACGAACGGTCGGCGACCGGCACGGGATGCATCGTCCGTACGTCGTTGCTCGCGGCAATCGTCGGCGTGCACGCGTTCCAGGGCACGCGGTACACGGTGGCGGAGGAGGTCGGGGCGGCCCAGGGCAATCATCATCCGTCGATCGCGCCGTACGGACTGTTCCACTGCGCTGACGGTGCGGTGCAGATCGCGGTGGGCAGCGAGGGGCTGTGGGAACGGTTCAGCGCGGCCTTCGAACTCGACACGGACGGCTTGGCCACGAACGCCGACCGGGTGGCGCACCGGGACCGTTTGATCGTGGTGATCGAGGCGGCGTTCGCTGGTCTGACCAGTGCGGAGTTGCTCGCGAAACTCGCCGGGGCCGGCATCCCCGCGGGCCGGGTCCGGAGTCTGGACGAGGTGTACACCTGGGACCAGACCGCGAGTCAGGGTCTGTTGATCGACGTCGAGCACGCGACGCTCGGGCCGCTGCGACTGCCCGGGCCGCCGCTGCGGTTCTTCGACGGATCGCAGGAGACGACCCGAGGTGATCACCGGCCGCCGCCGACGCTCGACGAGCACGGCGCCTCGATCCGGGCCTGGCTGAACGAATGA